The following are encoded in a window of Polynucleobacter sp. AP-Kolm-20A-A1 genomic DNA:
- a CDS encoding chorismate lyase, with product MIHRNRLRSAWNRVGSGEIHRAPRKWQPWLSDTGSLTQKIEKAIGQKLEVQVLRDCPQSLNSDESRYFHFRIRRCRVREVLLCSNGIPLVMAHSVIPTLSSSGSNHAVLRLGTKPLGAVLFSKTRKHSKTKPPRDIARLDKSSELWKKCSKHFSGLSSPLWARRTLYRLKGHPILVNEIFLPALLNATHS from the coding sequence ATGATTCACCGTAATCGTCTCCGTTCTGCATGGAATCGAGTCGGTTCCGGTGAAATCCATCGGGCGCCACGCAAGTGGCAACCTTGGCTTAGCGATACCGGGTCTCTCACCCAAAAAATTGAGAAAGCAATTGGTCAAAAACTGGAAGTTCAGGTTTTGCGTGACTGCCCTCAATCACTCAATAGCGACGAAAGTCGCTATTTTCATTTCCGGATAAGACGTTGTCGTGTGCGCGAAGTACTGCTCTGCTCCAATGGGATTCCCTTGGTAATGGCGCATAGCGTCATTCCTACGCTGAGCTCTAGCGGCAGTAACCATGCTGTTTTACGCTTAGGTACTAAACCTTTGGGTGCAGTCTTATTTAGCAAGACCCGCAAACACTCAAAGACAAAACCACCGCGCGATATCGCTCGCTTAGATAAAAGCAGTGAACTATGGAAAAAATGCTCTAAGCACTTTTCTGGCTTGAGCTCACCCTTGTGGGCAAGACGTACCCTTTATCGTTTAAAGGGTCATCCAATTTTGGTAAATGAAATTTTCCTACCAGCCTTACTGAACGCCACGCATTCTTAA
- the hemC gene encoding hydroxymethylbilane synthase, protein MSQTLNSSPQSTPKRLVIASRESRLAMWQAEHVRDCLKKLYPECDVQILGMTTRGDQILDRALSKVGGKGLFVKELETALEDGRADLAVHSLKDVPMVMPEGFDLSCVMAREDARDAFVSNDYASLEDLPQGAIVGTSSLRRESVLRAKFPHLVIQPLRGNLDTRMSKLDRGEYQAIILAAAGLKRLGLESRIRAFLPYDPYTPAAGQGALGIETLSKHPNIKEWLSPLNDLPTLFAVSAERMVSRQLGGSCEVPLAAHAVWDQNQMRIRSFVASTDGKQICLANGSGSVQSVQDAEALGLAVAKDLLSQGAADLIPQLPK, encoded by the coding sequence ATGTCCCAAACCCTGAATTCTTCGCCCCAATCCACCCCCAAGCGCCTAGTAATCGCCTCCCGAGAAAGTCGCCTAGCCATGTGGCAGGCTGAACACGTGCGGGATTGCCTTAAAAAGCTCTATCCGGAGTGTGATGTCCAGATTTTGGGGATGACTACCCGGGGCGACCAGATTTTGGATAGAGCCCTCTCAAAAGTGGGTGGTAAAGGTCTTTTTGTCAAAGAGCTCGAAACAGCACTCGAGGATGGCCGGGCAGATTTGGCGGTGCACTCCCTCAAGGATGTACCTATGGTGATGCCCGAAGGTTTTGACCTTTCCTGTGTCATGGCTAGGGAGGATGCGCGTGATGCATTTGTCTCAAATGATTACGCCAGCCTGGAAGATCTTCCGCAGGGTGCGATAGTGGGAACGTCAAGCTTGCGTCGTGAATCTGTACTGCGCGCAAAATTTCCACATCTTGTTATTCAACCATTGCGCGGTAATTTGGATACGCGCATGAGTAAGTTAGACCGTGGCGAATACCAAGCCATTATTTTGGCGGCAGCCGGTTTAAAGCGTTTGGGTTTGGAGTCACGCATCCGCGCATTCTTGCCATACGATCCATATACTCCGGCAGCAGGCCAGGGCGCCTTAGGAATTGAGACCTTAAGTAAGCACCCAAATATCAAAGAGTGGCTGTCACCATTAAATGACTTGCCTACATTATTTGCAGTGTCTGCTGAGCGCATGGTATCTCGCCAGCTCGGTGGATCATGCGAAGTGCCGCTGGCTGCGCATGCTGTGTGGGATCAAAATCAAATGCGCATACGCTCTTTTGTGGCTAGTACTGATGGCAAACAGATTTGCCTTGCAAACGGCAGTGGCTCGGTTCAATCAGTTCAAGATGCTGAGGCTCTGGGTCTGGCAGTGGCAAAGGACCTGTTGTCCCAGGGTGCAGCAGACCTGATTCCGCAGCTTCCTAAATAA
- a CDS encoding TRAP transporter small permease subunit yields MGFWSKLSAGIDRVNQFLGKAASIMILLSCVVSAANALLRYGLDVSNNWPLELQWYLFAAAVMLGASYTLKRNEHVRVDLIYSHLSDRGRLWVDLFGLIVFLMPACILFAWLSWTTLFYPSWQVMEHSLNAGGLARYPIKFVVPFGFFMLSLQGISEIIKRIGALKGEITLPAEDLHYEKPMQ; encoded by the coding sequence ATGGGGTTTTGGTCCAAACTCTCTGCAGGCATCGATCGTGTAAACCAGTTTTTAGGTAAGGCAGCCAGCATCATGATTTTGCTGTCTTGTGTGGTGTCTGCAGCAAATGCCCTACTTCGCTACGGTCTTGATGTCAGCAATAATTGGCCACTAGAGCTGCAATGGTATTTATTTGCTGCTGCCGTCATGCTCGGCGCTTCGTACACACTAAAACGTAACGAGCATGTCCGCGTTGACTTAATCTACTCCCACCTCTCCGATCGCGGACGCCTTTGGGTGGATTTATTTGGCTTGATCGTTTTTCTGATGCCTGCTTGTATCTTATTTGCCTGGCTGTCTTGGACCACCTTGTTTTATCCATCATGGCAGGTGATGGAGCATTCATTGAATGCCGGTGGCCTTGCTCGCTACCCCATTAAATTTGTTGTGCCTTTTGGGTTCTTCATGCTGAGTCTCCAAGGTATCTCTGAAATCATTAAGCGTATCGGCGCACTGAAAGGTGAGATCACCTTGCCTGCCGAAGACCTTCATTACGAAAAGCCAATGCAATGA
- a CDS encoding uroporphyrinogen-III synthase, whose translation MSTKTIIVTRPTGQARQLIEVLSHHIEHSNVAKRSLPEILSLPLLTIVPKSDDHLADHIVSALSNADLAIFVSPNAIESVMRLLEQDWQDFSKKIIPIGVMGGSSQLALKNHGIGLEENPTPIIIPKNNEQWDSEGLWQELQSFKWDWQHKKVVIFKGEGGRDWLADTLKNAGATVEAISTYVRIPLDIDNPAWHAIRDLDFSKSLWLLTSSEAVRYLGQVMQDQFTQNLNTASALCSHHNIADAAELIGFGEVFTTEPGDEALVKATLAWLTI comes from the coding sequence ATGAGTACGAAGACCATCATTGTTACCAGGCCTACTGGTCAAGCGCGCCAATTGATTGAGGTGCTCAGCCATCATATTGAACATAGTAATGTTGCTAAGCGAAGTCTTCCAGAAATACTCTCACTTCCTTTGTTAACGATTGTTCCTAAATCTGATGATCATCTAGCGGACCATATCGTTAGCGCTCTGAGCAATGCCGATCTCGCGATCTTTGTTAGCCCCAATGCGATCGAGAGTGTCATGCGCTTGTTGGAGCAAGACTGGCAAGACTTCTCAAAGAAGATTATTCCGATTGGCGTGATGGGTGGTAGCAGTCAACTTGCACTCAAAAATCATGGGATTGGATTAGAGGAGAATCCAACACCAATCATCATTCCAAAAAATAATGAGCAGTGGGATTCAGAGGGTTTGTGGCAAGAGCTTCAATCCTTTAAGTGGGATTGGCAGCATAAGAAGGTAGTCATCTTTAAAGGCGAGGGTGGGCGCGATTGGCTGGCTGACACTTTAAAAAATGCGGGTGCAACTGTAGAAGCGATTTCTACCTACGTTCGCATTCCATTGGATATTGATAATCCCGCTTGGCACGCCATTCGAGATCTTGATTTCTCTAAATCCCTTTGGCTATTAACTTCCTCTGAGGCCGTACGTTACTTAGGTCAGGTAATGCAGGATCAATTTACGCAAAACCTCAATACTGCTAGCGCCTTATGCTCACATCACAACATTGCTGATGCTGCAGAGCTAATTGGTTTTGGTGAGGTGTTTACTACCGAACCTGGAGATGAGGCCTTGGTGAAAGCAACTTTGGCCTGGCTAACGATATAA
- the argH gene encoding argininosuccinate lyase, whose protein sequence is MSSSNNSLANKAQAWSARFAEPVDELVQRYTASIGFDQRFAMVDIAGSLAHAQMLATQKIISAQDLADIQKGMAQIKSEIESGQFNWQLALEDVHLNIEARLTELVGDAGKRLHTGRSRNDQVATDLRLWLRGSVDDIATTLTSLRTALLDLAEKHASTIMPGHTHLQVAQPITFGHHLMAYYEMFSRDASRLADLRARFNRLPLGAAALAGTTYPIDRELVAKTLGFDGICNNSLDAVSDRDFAIEFCAFASILMMHVSRLSEELILWLSPRFGFIDLPDRFCTGSSIMPQKKNPDVPELARGKTGRVYGDLISLLTLMKGQPLAYNKDNQEDKEPLFDAVDTVQDTLRIFADMVPHIEVKAEVMKAAAEEGFATATDLADYLVKKGLAFRDAHEAVAHAVKACVGRNCMLTDLSLSELRFACGLDNRPELISDDVFALLTVDGSVQSRQHAGGTAPSQVLAAIKRGRADL, encoded by the coding sequence ATGAGCTCATCAAATAATTCCCTAGCCAACAAAGCCCAAGCTTGGTCGGCCCGTTTTGCCGAACCGGTTGACGAACTAGTACAGCGTTATACAGCCTCAATTGGCTTTGATCAACGCTTTGCGATGGTCGATATCGCCGGCTCTTTGGCCCATGCACAGATGTTGGCCACCCAAAAAATCATTAGCGCGCAAGATTTGGCTGATATCCAAAAGGGAATGGCTCAAATTAAGAGTGAGATTGAGTCCGGTCAATTTAACTGGCAATTGGCACTAGAAGATGTGCATCTCAATATTGAAGCTCGCCTCACAGAATTAGTGGGTGATGCAGGTAAACGTTTGCATACCGGCCGTTCACGCAATGACCAGGTTGCAACCGACCTACGTCTTTGGCTGCGTGGCAGCGTTGATGACATTGCTACTACGCTGACATCCTTGCGCACTGCTTTATTAGATTTAGCCGAAAAGCATGCTTCAACCATCATGCCTGGTCACACCCATTTGCAAGTAGCGCAACCAATTACATTTGGTCACCACTTGATGGCTTATTACGAAATGTTTAGTCGCGATGCAAGTCGTCTTGCAGATTTGCGCGCTCGCTTCAACCGTTTACCTTTAGGGGCTGCAGCTTTGGCCGGCACCACCTATCCTATCGATCGCGAGCTAGTAGCTAAGACTTTAGGGTTTGATGGAATTTGCAATAACTCCTTAGATGCCGTATCTGACCGTGACTTTGCAATTGAGTTCTGTGCCTTTGCATCCATCCTCATGATGCACGTCTCACGCCTCTCTGAAGAGCTAATCCTCTGGCTTAGCCCTCGCTTTGGCTTTATTGATCTACCCGATCGCTTCTGCACTGGTAGCTCGATCATGCCGCAGAAGAAAAATCCTGACGTTCCAGAATTGGCGCGTGGCAAGACTGGTCGCGTCTATGGCGACCTCATTTCATTGCTCACACTAATGAAGGGTCAGCCACTCGCATACAACAAAGATAATCAAGAAGATAAAGAGCCCTTGTTTGATGCCGTAGATACCGTACAAGATACCTTGCGTATTTTTGCTGACATGGTTCCGCACATTGAAGTCAAAGCAGAAGTCATGAAGGCTGCAGCTGAGGAAGGTTTTGCTACAGCAACCGACTTAGCTGATTACCTAGTTAAAAAAGGTTTAGCTTTCCGTGACGCGCATGAAGCGGTTGCACATGCTGTTAAAGCCTGTGTTGGCAGAAACTGCATGCTCACAGATTTAAGCCTTTCTGAATTACGCTTCGCTTGTGGCTTGGACAATCGCCCGGAACTCATTAGTGATGATGTTTTTGCATTGCTTACTGTAGATGGCTCAGTTCAGTCTCGCCAACATGCTGGCGGCACCGCACCTTCGCAGGTTCTTGCAGCTATCAAACGGGGTCGCGCAGACCTCTAA
- a CDS encoding DEAD/DEAH box helicase yields MTFSKETKREPKDASQDSKSAGNEFQNFALAASLLKNVAELGFTQATAVQAQVIPAALAGGDLLVSSQTGSGKTAAFLLPMIHQLIEDNPNNSPVPGRAQPKVLVLCPTRELAQQVAADAVNLVRGMKGIRIATVMGGMPYGKQIQALKGALLVVATPGRLLDLCDSKAIRLDDVKQLVIDEADRMLDMGFADDLEAIDKRCAGRNQTLMFSATFAPKIMSLANELTTDPKRIELAHAGEKHANIEQKLHWADSMSHKHKLLEHILADASLDQAVVFASTQVESEKIADTLRANGYEATALHGAMPQAVRMRRLESLRKGHTKILVATDVAARGIDVPRISHVINFGLPMKPEDYTHRIGRTGRAGRNGVAITLVEHRDRAKIRNIERFTQQDIVASVIAGLEPQAKPSFGGGGGRPGGGRSGGGFGGNRSGGGGGRYGSGARSESRFGGGGGGNGGGNRSGNHFESRSADSRPARSADSRPARSADSRPARSGDSRPAGGPRFAKPKSGGQRRNFSGS; encoded by the coding sequence ATGACTTTTTCTAAAGAAACTAAACGTGAGCCTAAAGACGCAAGTCAAGACTCAAAGAGCGCTGGAAATGAATTCCAGAATTTCGCCCTAGCGGCATCACTCCTTAAAAACGTTGCTGAACTGGGTTTTACCCAAGCTACTGCCGTGCAAGCTCAGGTTATTCCTGCAGCTTTAGCTGGTGGTGACTTATTGGTCAGCAGCCAAACCGGTAGCGGCAAGACCGCAGCCTTCTTATTGCCGATGATTCATCAGCTGATCGAAGACAACCCGAACAACTCACCTGTACCAGGTCGCGCACAACCTAAAGTGTTAGTGCTTTGCCCTACTCGTGAATTGGCTCAACAGGTTGCTGCCGATGCAGTGAACTTGGTTCGCGGCATGAAAGGTATTCGCATCGCCACTGTTATGGGTGGCATGCCTTACGGTAAACAAATCCAAGCATTGAAAGGTGCATTGTTAGTTGTTGCAACTCCAGGTCGCTTGCTCGACTTGTGCGATAGCAAAGCAATTCGCTTAGATGATGTTAAGCAACTCGTTATTGACGAAGCCGATCGCATGCTCGACATGGGATTTGCGGACGATCTCGAGGCAATTGATAAACGTTGCGCAGGCCGTAACCAAACTTTGATGTTCTCTGCAACTTTTGCGCCAAAGATCATGTCTTTGGCAAACGAGTTGACTACAGATCCTAAGCGCATTGAACTTGCTCACGCAGGTGAAAAGCATGCCAATATCGAACAGAAGTTGCATTGGGCTGACAGCATGTCACATAAGCACAAGTTACTTGAGCATATTTTGGCTGATGCCTCTTTGGATCAGGCAGTTGTGTTTGCGAGCACTCAAGTTGAAAGCGAAAAAATTGCTGATACCTTGCGCGCTAATGGCTACGAAGCTACCGCACTCCATGGTGCAATGCCTCAAGCTGTGCGTATGCGTCGCTTAGAGTCTTTACGTAAAGGTCACACCAAGATTTTGGTTGCAACTGACGTAGCGGCTCGCGGCATCGATGTACCACGTATCAGTCACGTGATTAACTTTGGCTTGCCAATGAAACCAGAAGACTACACACACCGCATTGGTCGTACCGGTCGTGCTGGTCGCAATGGTGTGGCTATCACTTTGGTTGAACATCGTGATCGCGCCAAGATCCGTAATATCGAACGCTTCACACAACAAGATATCGTTGCTTCAGTTATCGCTGGTCTTGAGCCACAAGCCAAGCCAAGCTTTGGTGGTGGCGGTGGTCGCCCTGGTGGCGGCCGTTCAGGCGGCGGCTTCGGCGGCAATCGCTCAGGTGGCGGTGGTGGTCGTTATGGTTCTGGCGCTCGCTCTGAGTCTCGCTTTGGCGGTGGCGGTGGTGGCAATGGCGGTGGAAACCGTTCAGGCAATCATTTTGAATCTCGCTCTGCGGATTCACGTCCTGCACGTTCAGCTGACTCGCGTCCTGCGCGTTCTGCAGATTCACGTCCGGCACGCTCTGGTGACTCACGTCCAGCAGGTGGTCCACGTTTTGCAAAACCAAAGTCCGGCGGTCAACGTCGTAACTTTAGCGGTAGCTAA